The Corynebacterium sp. SCR221107 genome includes the window ACTCCGACAGCTCCGAGCGACGCAGGTTATGCGGAGCGGCGGCTACTATGCGGGGTACGAAATTGGTGGCCACGGCAAAAGGGGAGCGCTGATCCAGCTGGGCGACACTCGCGGTCCCGTCGCCGCGGACTTGGTAGGCCACGCCGTCGATGATGATCATCTCACCATCAAGTGCATCGAAGGTGCCGATGCCGAAATTGCCGTGTCCTAGAATCTCGCCGACGGAGATCTCCCCGTCATAAATGCCGTCCAGCAAGGCGGTCATGAGAGAGCTTTGAAAAATGGTGTGTCTTTCGATTGCTAAAACATGATCCTCGTTCATGTTCGCCCAGAATAGTCGCGGATGAACTTTCCTGCTTGAAGACCCCGCCTTAGGTGGGAAATCCCAACCCCGCCTTAATCGTCTGCGGGATTGGGAGGTTTTCATTAAGTCGTGGGACTAGCCCTCGATGAGCGAGCGGTAGATGTCGACCGTCTGCTGGGCGATGGTGGCCCAGGAGAAGTCGTTGACGGCGCGCTCGCGTCCGGCCAAGCCGAACTTCTTGGCACGCTCGCGGTCAGCGACCATGGCGTTGACGGCGGCAGCAATGTCGCGTTCGAAGGATTGCGCATCGGCCTCGTCGTAATGCACCAGCGTGCCGGTGGTGCCGTCAACGACGACCTCCGGGATGCCACCGACGTCGGAGGCGACAACCGCGGTGCCGCAGGCCATGGCCTCCAAGTTGACGATGCCAAGCGGCTCGTAAATCGACGGGCACACAAAGGTGTCTGCGGCGGTGAGGATCTCTTGAATCTTGGGCTTATCCAGCATCTCCTGAACCCACACGATGCCATCTCGCTCGGCCTGGAGCTCGTTGACCAGAGCCTCGGTGCGTGCGGCGATCTCCGGGGTGTCCGGGGCGCCTGCGCACAGCACCAGCTGCACGCCCTCGTCGAAGTGGCGCGCGGCCTTGACGAGGTGCTCCACGCCCTTCTGGCGGGTAATGCGTCCAACGAAGGCGACGATGGGGCGATCCGGGTCAATACCCAGCTTCTTGAGCACCGAGTCCTCGGCCTCGTCGAAGGTGGGGCGTGGCTGCCAAAGCTGAGTGTCGATGCCGTTGAGGACAACGTGGACGCGGTCGGCGTCGATGCGCGGGTAGGCCTCCAGCACTGCGTCCTTCATCTTCGAGGACACGGCGATCACGGCGTCGGCATACTCCATGGCGTTTCGCTCCGACCACGAGGAGATGTCGTAGCCACCGCCGAGCTGCTCGCGCTTCCACGGGCGATCCGGTTCGAGAGAGTGCGCGGTGGCAACGTGCGGAATGCCGTGCAGGCGTGCGGCGAGGTGCCCGCCCAGACCCGCGTACCAGGTGTGGGAATGCACCACGTCTACCCCCGTTGCAGCCTCGGCCATGCGAAGCCCTGTGGACAAGGTCTTGATCGCAGGATTCGCGTTAGCCAATTCCGGGTCGACCCCGTGAACATATACGTTGGCCTCATTACGCGGTGCGCCCATGCAGTGAACATCCACGGGGATGATTTCGCGCATGTAGCGGGTCAATTCGGTCACATGAACACCGGCGCCACCGTAGATCTCCGGCGGGTATTCCTTCGTCATCATCGCAACTCTCATAGATCAAACCTTAACGCGAATACGTCCAGCATGTGCGGGTGTTGTACGTCGCAATCATCACCAATACTCGCCAATGCCAAGCGAAGGTTGCCGGAACGATATAAATTGGGCGGGGTGAGGAGTCAAAGTAATGTTTTAGCAATCGTGCTCGCCGGTGGTGAAGGAAAGCGGCTGTTCCCGCTGACCGAGGACCGCGCGAAGCCGGCCGTCCCGTTCGGGGGTACCTACCGCCTGATCGACTTTGTGCTGTCGAATCTCGTCAACGCCGGATACATGAAGATCTGTGTGCTGACCCAGTACAAGTCCCACTCCCTGGACCGACACATCTCCCAGGCGTGGAATTTCAGCGGACCCACCAGCCAATACATCGCATCGGTACCCGCCCAGCAGCGCTTGGGCAAGCGTTGGTACATGGGCTCCGCCGACGCCATCTTACAGTCGCTGAATCTGATCTATGACGAAAACCCGGACTACGTTATCGTCTTTGGCGCCGACCACGTCTACCGCATGGATCCCTACCAGATGGTGGAGGAGCACATCCGCTCCGGTGCCGCGGTCTCCGTGGCTGGTATTCGCGTCCCGCGCTCGGAGGCCAGCGCGTTTGGTTGCATCCATTCCGACGAGGACGGCAACATTACTGAATTCCTGGAAAAGCCGGCCGACCCACCGGGGACCCCGGATGATCCGGAGATGACCTACGCCTCGATGGGCAACTACGTCTTTACCACGAAGGACCTGATCCAGGCCCTCAAGGAGGACGAGGTCAACGAGAATTCCACCCACGACATGGGCGGGGACATTATCCCCTACTTTGTCGCGAAGGGGCAGGCTCACGTCTATGACTTCAACGACAACCAGGTTCCGGGTTCCACCGACCGCGACCGTGGCTACTGGCGTGACGTAGGTACCATCGACGCCTTCTACGAGGCTCACATGGATCTCATCTCGGTGCACCCAATCTTCAACCTCTACAACCAGCAGTGGCCGATTCGTTCCACCGATTTGGCTGAGCTGCCCCCGGCGAAGTTCGTCCAGGGTGGTATTGCGCAGTCGTCGATGGTTGCCCAGGGGTCGATCATCTCGGCAGCTACCGTGCGCAACTCAGTGCTCTCCACTGATGTTGTTGTGGAGGAGGGCGCGACCGTTGAAGGATCGGTGCTTATGCCGGGCGTGCGCATCGGCAAGGGTGCGGTCGTCCGCCACGCGATCTTGGATAAGAACGTCGTGATCTCCGACGGCACGCTCATCGGCGTCGATCGTGAGCGCGACGCCAAGCGCTTCGCCATCAGCGCGGGCGGCGTCGTGGTCGTGGGCAAGAACACCGTGGTGTAGCGAGCTAGCGATGAGCCTTCAATGGGGTCGCTTCGGCGGCCCCTTTGCCATGTGCGGGGAAAGATGCGAGGCCTACGACCGGAAGGCGACCTTAGGGTGCGTCAGTGTAGGCTGCATGAGACCTTATTGACGCTAGAGCTGTCGTGGACCCGCGGGCTTATCGTCTGCCGCAACGAAGTAGGCAAGTTGGGCAGGGCGCGCAAGCAACAGGGGTGGCTTAGCGCTTCAACGTGATAATGGTCATGCCAGCGCCGAGAGGAAGCCTCGTGACGTGCACGCCCTCGAGGGAACGGAAGTATTCGTCGGCCTCGCGGGCGGCGACGGTGTCGCGGTCTTTGCGCGAGGAATCGGCGATGGTGCCATCTAGAAGCGCGTCCGCGAGGATCAGGACCCCTCCTGGGGCAAGAAGTCGCAGGGCGGCGTCGACGAAAGACTTGAGGATCAGCGGGGCAACCTCGCCGTATACGAGCTGATAGGAGCCGTCGGCAAGCCTTGACATGACATCCAGCGGCCGTGACGGAAGGAAACGGATGCGGGAGGGGGAGTAGCCCGCCTCGCGGAACGTGATCTTGGCGCGGCGTTGGTGCTCCGGCTCGGGGTCGATGCAGGACAAAATGGCAGACTCCGGCAGGCCCTCAAGCAAGTAGAGCCCGACAGCGCCGGCGGCGGGGGTGACGGCGATAGCGTTGTGCGCCCCGGTGGTAGCCGCGAGCGTGCTCAACAACTGGCCGGTCATCGCATCGGGGATGGGAAGGCCGAACTCGGCGGCATCCTCGATAGCTGTGGCTAAAGCGGGGGACACAGGGGAGGTCCCTTCCACGTAGGAACGGAGGGCATCAATAACAGAATCGGTCACAAGTGGCAATGATAGGCGACGAACCTTCCACAGCAACCGTGGCCCCGCCGTGTCGCGCAAGCTAGTGACTGAAGTGATGAATGAGTTTGCCGGATCGGAAAGATCCCCTTTTCGTGGGAAAACTCGAACCGCCTACCATGGGGAGATTGATTTCTTGCACCGCGAAGTAACAGCGCCTCGCCACCAAAATTCGCTTTGAGTGCAAGGAAGACATGTTCCGTCCGAGCCGGGTCCGATCTCACTCAAAGTCGACGCGTACAGCCACATGTGGCCTCTTTTGTCAGTGAGGGCCATCATTGTCCGGCCATGCGTCAGCAGCTTGCTGGCAAGTAAGGCGTGAGCTCAACACATTCCTCTCTATGCAGTGCTAGTTCTGAGCGCCCAGCAAAGCAATGGATGGAATCATGGGGGTGGAAAAATTCGATAGGAGGATCAATCGTGGCCTCTAAAGGAACGCTTGCGTCGAACTGACCTGTGGCATACCTGGCATGCGTCAAGGTCCGCGAAGGGGAATCGGGTCGGTCTAGGTGTAGATGGCGCCACCGGCCACGGAGTAGAACCAGGTGATGTGTTCACGTACGGCATTGGCAGCGGCATCGGGCTGGCGATCGATGACCGCAGCGAGAATGCGCTTGTGTTGCTCCTGGAGGTGGACCACGATGTCACGCCAGTCGTCGCGGTTGGCCACGGCCTCACGCACATAGCTCATCGTGGCCTCGCGCAGCGACTCCATGATGGTGTCGACCACGATATTTCCTGCCAGGGACGTGATCACCAGGTGGAATTCGGTGTCGATCCGGTGGTATTCATCCTTGGGAAGTCCAGGATCGTCCATGACCTCGATAAGCTCCTGGGCACGTGCCAAGGCGGCGTCGCGCTCGGGGGAGTTCTGGCTCAAGGCCGCGTCCGCGGCAGCCTGAGACTCGATCATGACGCGCGTTCCGACGATATCGGCCACAGGCAAGGCCTTGGTGTAGACGTGCATGCGCAGCGCCCACTTCAATGCGGCCGAAGGCTCGGCGATGACGATCGCACCAGCGTTGGGGCCGGAGCCGGTGGCGGAGCGGACAAGCCCCATCGCATCGGCGACCTTTATGGCCTCGCGGACAGAGGAGCGTGATATCTCGAATTGCTCGGCGAGGGCACGTTCGCCGGGGAGTTTGTCTCCCACTCCGATCGTCCCCTGCCGAAGCTGGTCCTCGAGCCAATCGAGAACCATGGTGTATGTCCGGGCTGCGGTGGCGGGCATGGGGACGTGCTCCTTAAATGAATCGGTACGTCATCGATCAGGTGACCATGCCTGTGATGGGATTGGTCAAATAATCATATGACTATTGTGGCGATAGATGGAGAGAATATCGTCCTTATTATTTCATGGGAACAAAGATCCTGTTAATGAAGGAATTGAGGGGTACACACGTGCTATCCAAGTGCGATTCCACCTGGGATAATTGTTAAAAACCCGGAGAATGACAAACGGAATGATTGACAGGATTCTTTCAGGAAGCTCGCTGGCAATCCCAACCAATATCGGGCACAATGGGGCGCATGACACGTTCAGCCGACGACCACACCCAGTCCAGCCCGCAGGAGGCTACGCATCTCACTGGCACTGCAGCATTTGACGCAGGAACCGGTGAGATGCCTTCATGGGCGCAGTT containing:
- a CDS encoding O-methyltransferase; translated protein: MTDSVIDALRSYVEGTSPVSPALATAIEDAAEFGLPIPDAMTGQLLSTLAATTGAHNAIAVTPAAGAVGLYLLEGLPESAILSCIDPEPEHQRRAKITFREAGYSPSRIRFLPSRPLDVMSRLADGSYQLVYGEVAPLILKSFVDAALRLLAPGGVLILADALLDGTIADSSRKDRDTVAAREADEYFRSLEGVHVTRLPLGAGMTIITLKR
- the glgA gene encoding glycogen synthase → MRVAMMTKEYPPEIYGGAGVHVTELTRYMREIIPVDVHCMGAPRNEANVYVHGVDPELANANPAIKTLSTGLRMAEAATGVDVVHSHTWYAGLGGHLAARLHGIPHVATAHSLEPDRPWKREQLGGGYDISSWSERNAMEYADAVIAVSSKMKDAVLEAYPRIDADRVHVVLNGIDTQLWQPRPTFDEAEDSVLKKLGIDPDRPIVAFVGRITRQKGVEHLVKAARHFDEGVQLVLCAGAPDTPEIAARTEALVNELQAERDGIVWVQEMLDKPKIQEILTAADTFVCPSIYEPLGIVNLEAMACGTAVVASDVGGIPEVVVDGTTGTLVHYDEADAQSFERDIAAAVNAMVADRERAKKFGLAGRERAVNDFSWATIAQQTVDIYRSLIEG
- a CDS encoding FadR/GntR family transcriptional regulator translates to MPATAARTYTMVLDWLEDQLRQGTIGVGDKLPGERALAEQFEISRSSVREAIKVADAMGLVRSATGSGPNAGAIVIAEPSAALKWALRMHVYTKALPVADIVGTRVMIESQAAADAALSQNSPERDAALARAQELIEVMDDPGLPKDEYHRIDTEFHLVITSLAGNIVVDTIMESLREATMSYVREAVANRDDWRDIVVHLQEQHKRILAAVIDRQPDAAANAVREHITWFYSVAGGAIYT
- the glgC gene encoding glucose-1-phosphate adenylyltransferase is translated as MGGVRSQSNVLAIVLAGGEGKRLFPLTEDRAKPAVPFGGTYRLIDFVLSNLVNAGYMKICVLTQYKSHSLDRHISQAWNFSGPTSQYIASVPAQQRLGKRWYMGSADAILQSLNLIYDENPDYVIVFGADHVYRMDPYQMVEEHIRSGAAVSVAGIRVPRSEASAFGCIHSDEDGNITEFLEKPADPPGTPDDPEMTYASMGNYVFTTKDLIQALKEDEVNENSTHDMGGDIIPYFVAKGQAHVYDFNDNQVPGSTDRDRGYWRDVGTIDAFYEAHMDLISVHPIFNLYNQQWPIRSTDLAELPPAKFVQGGIAQSSMVAQGSIISAATVRNSVLSTDVVVEEGATVEGSVLMPGVRIGKGAVVRHAILDKNVVISDGTLIGVDRERDAKRFAISAGGVVVVGKNTVV